In the Victivallis sp. Marseille-Q1083 genome, one interval contains:
- the hflC gene encoding protease modulator HflC yields MSQGNRLKHWPTILLAVVVAVIMFAVIFTYQVNETESAVITTFGRIEDVVPEPGLHWRWPYPIQDIYRFDKRARCFNGNEGQVEETLTADGQNVLVGVFAVYEITDAASFYKGLVTIENAEKELNVWMRGAKNAAFGRYKFDELINADKDQMKLSEIQDEICEALRKQTASYGITVKTVGINLLNLPPTITENVFARMISERKIVAEKFLAEGKKIAESIRVKADSDAQRLIAEANARAKEIQSQGDAEAATYYGVFTKNPELAMFLRKLDALQKIMRTKTTLIMTTEQAPFDVMRTGAQQAAPAAPQK; encoded by the coding sequence ATGTCGCAAGGCAATCGTTTGAAACACTGGCCGACGATTCTTCTGGCGGTCGTGGTGGCCGTCATCATGTTCGCGGTGATTTTCACGTACCAGGTCAATGAAACGGAGAGCGCGGTGATTACGACGTTCGGCCGGATTGAGGATGTGGTGCCGGAGCCGGGGTTGCACTGGCGCTGGCCGTATCCGATCCAGGATATCTACCGCTTCGACAAGCGCGCCCGCTGCTTTAACGGCAACGAGGGGCAGGTCGAGGAGACGTTGACTGCCGACGGGCAGAACGTGCTGGTCGGCGTTTTCGCCGTTTATGAAATCACCGATGCCGCCTCCTTCTACAAGGGGCTGGTGACGATTGAGAATGCCGAAAAAGAGCTGAACGTCTGGATGCGCGGCGCGAAGAACGCGGCGTTCGGCCGTTACAAGTTCGATGAACTCATCAATGCCGACAAGGACCAGATGAAATTGTCGGAAATCCAGGATGAGATTTGCGAGGCGTTGCGCAAGCAGACCGCTTCTTACGGGATCACGGTCAAGACGGTCGGCATCAATCTGCTGAACCTGCCGCCGACGATTACCGAGAATGTCTTCGCGCGGATGATTTCGGAGCGCAAGATCGTCGCGGAGAAATTCCTGGCCGAAGGCAAGAAGATTGCCGAAAGCATCCGGGTCAAGGCCGACAGCGACGCGCAGCGGCTGATTGCGGAAGCCAATGCCCGGGCCAAGGAGATCCAGTCGCAGGGCGATGCCGAAGCGGCGACTTATTACGGTGTTTTCACCAAGAATCCGGAATTGGCGATGTTCCTGCGGAAGCTTGATGCGCTGCAGAAGATCATGCGGACGAAGACGACATTGATCATGACCACCGAGCAGGCGCCATTCGATGTGATGCGGACCGGCGCCCAGCAGGCCGCTCCGGCCGCTCCGCAGAAATGA
- the hflK gene encoding protease modulator HflK, whose protein sequence is MNDLTNQPANFEAASGGGLYEAGLRSLVKSLQLAFVVLVVLIVGMLVWFFSVRGYFAVQAQESIIVLRFGKYLKTFDSGWHWFMPYPVHQFIPVKTAPQSLRVEYVTGGTPRFTPDGKIIPQPMLPGRDNYLLTSDANIVHTAWNVTYSISEPYQYYITCLAPDNPLENDTIYTLNGVNGGRGPQTLLKALLSSAVLRVTASLPIDDLLYANQTAYREEVQRVYSALVNEMNIGVTINSLTLDRVGPPAQTLDAFRQATNANNTKSQLINEAEQYRVTMENNVMAQQAKILADAETYRKQIVAEVKAESVAFDSIYAEYVKSPETVLSTLYNNTLSTVLGQVDDQFVLGSEGGQKELRLKLNPNTAKKQNNPMSEGQ, encoded by the coding sequence ATGAACGATTTAACCAATCAACCCGCCAATTTCGAGGCGGCGTCCGGCGGCGGTTTGTACGAAGCCGGTTTGCGCTCCCTGGTTAAAAGCCTGCAGTTGGCGTTTGTCGTGCTGGTGGTGCTGATCGTCGGCATGCTGGTCTGGTTCTTCTCGGTCCGCGGTTATTTCGCGGTACAGGCGCAGGAATCGATCATCGTGCTGCGGTTCGGCAAATATCTGAAAACGTTCGATTCCGGCTGGCATTGGTTCATGCCGTATCCGGTGCATCAGTTCATCCCGGTCAAAACCGCGCCGCAGTCGCTGCGGGTCGAATATGTCACCGGCGGAACCCCGCGTTTCACGCCGGACGGCAAGATCATCCCGCAGCCGATGCTGCCGGGCCGGGACAACTATCTGCTGACTTCCGACGCCAATATTGTGCATACCGCCTGGAATGTCACTTACAGCATTTCCGAGCCGTATCAGTACTACATCACTTGTCTGGCGCCGGACAACCCGCTGGAAAATGATACCATTTACACCTTGAATGGCGTCAACGGCGGCCGCGGTCCGCAGACTCTGCTGAAAGCGCTGCTGTCCTCCGCGGTATTGCGGGTGACGGCGTCGCTGCCGATCGACGATTTGCTGTACGCCAACCAGACCGCTTACCGCGAAGAGGTGCAGCGGGTTTATTCCGCGCTGGTCAACGAGATGAACATCGGCGTGACGATCAACAGCCTGACCCTCGACCGGGTGGGGCCGCCGGCGCAGACGCTGGATGCCTTCCGGCAGGCGACGAACGCCAACAACACCAAGTCGCAACTGATCAATGAGGCGGAACAATACCGGGTGACGATGGAAAATAACGTCATGGCGCAGCAGGCCAAAATTCTGGCCGACGCCGAAACCTACCGCAAACAGATTGTCGCGGAGGTCAAGGCCGAAAGCGTCGCTTTCGACAGTATTTATGCCGAATATGTCAAAAGCCCGGAAACGGTGTTGTCGACGCTGTACAACAATACGTTGTCGACGGTGCTCGGCCAGGTGGATGATCAATTCGTGCTCGGTTCGGAAGGCGGCCAGAAGGAGCTGCGCCTGAAACTCAATCCGAATACGGCGAAGAAACAGAACAATCCGATGAGTGAGGGTCAGTAA